A DNA window from Fragaria vesca subsp. vesca linkage group LG3, FraVesHawaii_1.0, whole genome shotgun sequence contains the following coding sequences:
- the LOC101311167 gene encoding zinc transporter 6, chloroplastic-like, with product MAACGADTARTLACRDGHAAAQLKLISIAVIFITSVVGITSPVLLARHFQGKPAYDRATLLIKCFAAGVILSTSLVHVLPDAFAALSDCHVASRHPWKDYPFSGLVTMIGAIAALLVDLTASAHMESHTAHSHGQYEVLPVATQEEPDTKKPSMSIELKVEPVAGAVSDSGGGHSHEEMVIRLKQRLVSQVLEIGIIFHSVIIGVTMGMSQNQCTIRPLVAALAFHQIFEGMGLGGCIAQAGFTFGTTAYMCFMFAVTTPMGIVLGMILFSVTGYDDSSPNALILEGLLGSFSSGILIYMALVDLIALDFFHNKMMTSNSWLRKTSFTALVLGSISMSILALWA from the exons ATGGCCGCGTGCGGAGCAGACACCGCCCGAACCCTCGCCTGTCGCGACGGACACGCGGCAGCGCAGCTGAAGCTCATCTCCATCGCCGTTATCTTCATCACCAGCGTCGTCGGCATCACCTCCCCCGTCCTCCTCGCCCGTCACTTCCAAGGCAAACCCGCCTACGACCGCGCCACTCTCTTGATCAAGTGCTTCGCCGCTGGCGTCATCCTCTCCACTTCCCTCGTCCACGTCCTCCCTGACGCCTTCGCCGCCCTCTCTGACTGCCACGTCGCCTCCCGCCATCCCTGGAAAGACTACCCTTTCTCCGGCCTCGTCACCATGATCGGCGCCATCGCTGCCCTCCTCGTCGACCTCACCGCCAGTGCCCACATGGAGAGTCACACGGCTCACTCCCACGGCCAATACGAGGTCCTTCCGGTGGCTACGCAGGAGGAGCCAGATACCAAGAAGCCGTCTATGTCGATCGAGTTGAAAGTTGAGCCCGTGGCTGGTGCAGTTAGCGATAGTGGCGGTGGCCATAGCCACGAGGAGATGGTGATCAGGTTGAAGCAGAGATTGGTGTCGCAGGTGTTAGAGATAGGGATTATATTTCACTCGGTGATAATAGGAGTGACGATGGGGATGTCTCAGAATCAATGCACCATTCGGCCATTGGTGGCTGCACTTGCGTTTCATCAGATTTTTGAGGGGATGGGCCTCGGTGGCTGCATTGCTCAG GCAGGGTTCACCTTTGGAACAACAGCCTACATGTGCTTCATGTTTGCAGTGACGACGCCAATGGGGATTGTGCTGGGGATGATCTTATTCTCGGTGACAGGTTATGACGATAGTAGCCCTAATGCCTTAATCTTGGAGGGTTTGTTAGGATCTTTCTCCTCTGGTATTCTCATTTACATGGCACTTGTCGATCTTATAGCTCTTGATTTCTTCCACAACAAGATGATGACCTCGAACTCATGGTTGAGGAAAACTTCATTCACCGCTCTTGTTCTTGGCTCTATCTCCATGTCCATCCTTGCCCTTTGGGCCTAG
- the LOC101309141 gene encoding RING-H2 finger protein ATL2-like, protein MFSFSPTETSNQTTTTTNPLKHLFDTIFSYDGNVMLAALVSLLLVILFVLLLHVYAKWFLSQAHHRRRGSMAVSRRVLGPNRFQHFHTFTFDPTTNNLTTNAPKGLDTSTIATIPLFVYKSEEQCFLECVICLSPFEDEEVGRRLSKCGHCFHVECIDMWLHSHTSCPICRAPVVTPSQSDQPKTDQVGEESVPEGAVVIEVSDSGYVENHHDVVEETSADSLRDESSSSPLMVGCSLKRMLSRNRRESKLFPSTNGTDASV, encoded by the coding sequence ATGTTCAGCTTCAGCCCCACAGAGACCTCAAACCAGACCACCACCACCACCAACCCTCTCAAGCACCTCTTCGACACTATCTTCTCCTACGACGGCAATGTCATGCTCGCTGCCTTGGTCTCCCTCCTCCTCGTCATTCTCTTCGTCCTCCTCCTTCACGTCTACGCCAAATGGTTCTTATCCCAAGCTCACCACCGCCGCCGCGGCTCCATGGCCGTCTCCCGCCGCGTCCTCGGCCCCAACCGCTTCCAGCATTTCCACACCTTCACCTTCGACCCAACTACCAACAACCTCACCACCAATGCTCCCAAGGGTCTCGACACCTCCACGATCGCCACCATTCCTCTGTTTGTGTACAAATCTGAAGAGCAGTGTTTTCTCGAGTGTGTTATTTGTCTGAGCCCATTTGAGGACGAAGAAGTCGGCCGGAGGTTGTCCAAATGCGGTCACTGCTTTCACGTAGAGTGCATCGATATGTGGCTACATTCGCATACGAGCTGCCCGATTTGCCGAGCTCCGGTAGTCACACCGTCACAGTCTGATCAGCCCAAAACCGATCAGGTGGGTGAGGAATCTGTACCGGAAGGGGCAGTAGTTATTGAAGTTTCGGATTCGGGGTATGTTGAGAACCATCATGATGTTGTTGAAGAAACTAGTGCTGATTCTTTAAGGGATGAATCTTCGTCTTCGCCATTGATGGTGGGTTGTTCGTTGAAGAGAATGCTGAGCAGGAATAGACGAGAAAGCAAGTTGTTCCCATCTACAAATGGGACTGATGCGAGCGTTTGA